The Vulpes vulpes isolate BD-2025 chromosome 8, VulVul3, whole genome shotgun sequence genome has a window encoding:
- the LOC112917564 gene encoding taste receptor type 2 member 42: MPSRIENAFLVAAAGELITGMLGNGFILLVNCIDLVKNLKLSTADCILTGLALSRIILLCIILFDSLLMVFWQHLYAIDKLAKFIGVFWTLSNHLTTWIVTCLNVFYFFKIANFSHPCFTWLRWRISRVLLVLPLGSLFLLFFNFELLDTFTNFWVNLYQRHERNSTWSLDVSKTLYLNGLIVFSFIYLIPFLLSLASLLLLFLSLMRHTRNVQRNSSSRDFRTEAHKRAMKMVMSSLLLSMVNFTSILLTGWFSLLLQNHQANLAVLLLSTFVPSGHSFILILGNNKLRQAALGLLWHINCHLKMVKPLAS; encoded by the coding sequence ATGCCATCTAGAATTGAAAATGCTTTTCTGGTAGCAGCAGCAGGAGAACTCATAACTGGAATGTTGGGGAACGGTTTCATTTTACTAGTTAACTGCATTGACTTGGTGAAGAATCTAAAGCTCTCTACTGCTGACTGCATCCTCACCGGCCTGGCTCTTTCCAGAATCATTCTTCTTTGTATAATACTATTTGATTCACTTTTAATGGTGTTTTGGCAACATCTTTATGCCATTGATAAGCTAGCAAAATTCATTGGTGTTTTTTGGACACTGAGCAATCACCTAACTACCTGGATTGTTACCTGTCTAAATGTTTTCTACTTCTTTAAAATAGCCAATTTCTCCCACCCCTGTTTCACCTGGCTGAGGTGGAGAATTAGCAGAGTGCTACTTGTGCTTCCACTGGGGTCTTTATTCTTACTGTTTTTCAATTTTGAATTATTAGATACATTTACGAATTTCTGGGTTAATCTCTatcaaagacatgaaagaaactCAACTTGGTCCCTAGATGTAAGTAAAACTCTGTATCTTAACGGCTtgattgttttcagtttcatcTACTTAATCCCCTTTCTTCTGTCCCTGGCCTCTttgctccttttatttctttccttaatgAGACATACCAGGAATGTGCAACGGAACTCCAGCTCTAGGGACTTCAGAACAGAGGCCCATAAAAGGGCCATGAAAATGGTGatgtcttctcttcttctttccatGGTTAATTTTACTTCCATCCTATTAACAGGATGGTTTTCCCTTTTACTGCAGAATCATCAGGCCAATTTGGCTGTCCTGTTATTATCGACTTTTGTACCCTCAGGCCACTCATTTATTCTAATTTTGGGAAACAACAAGTTGAGACAAGCTGCGTTAGGACTACTGTGGCATATTAATTGCCACCTGAAAATGGTGAAGCCTTTAGCTTCCTAg
- the SMIM10L1 gene encoding small integral membrane protein 10-like protein 1 has translation MATAAAPSSLALKACSTAGVPSSYGVFCKGLSRTLLAFFELAWQLRMNFPYFYVAGSVILNIRLQVHI, from the coding sequence ATGGCCACCGCGGCGGCTCCGTCTTCCTTGGCCCTCAAAGCCTGCAGCACGGCCGGGGTCCCCAGCTCCTACGGAGTCTTCTGCAAAGGACTCTCCCGCACCTTGCTCGCCTTCTTCGAGCTAGCCTGGCAGCTGCGCATGAACTTCCCGTACTTCTACGTCGCGGGCTCGGTGATCCTCAACATCCGCTTGCAGGTACACATTTAG
- the LOC112917604 gene encoding taste receptor type 2 member 42, protein MLAGLDIIFLTLSTAEFIIGMLGNAFIGLVNCSEWVKNRKISLADFILICLAISRIAQLLVSLFESFMMGLSPLFFSNYKLAKSITLLWRITHHLATWFSTCLSIFYLLKIAQFSHSLFLWLRWRMNRVVLAILVFSLFFLLFDFLMLETFNDLFSNVDAMDESNLTLYINESKTFYVKTLILLSFSYFIPIILSLTSLLLLFLSLVKHIRNLQLNSMGSRDSSTQAHKKAVKMVMSFLFLFTVHFFSIQLSNWMFFLFWNKKITKFIMLAVYVFPSSHSLILILGNSKLRQTALKVLWHLKSSLKREKPNSSLPIDFPESFQ, encoded by the coding sequence ATGTTAGCTGGATTGGATATAATCTTTCTTACACTGTCAACAGCAGAATTCATAATTGGAATGTTGGGGAATGCATTCATTGGACTGGTAAACTGCTCTGAATGGGTCAAGAACCGGAAAATCTCTTTAGCTGACTTCATCCTCATCTGCTTGGCTATCTCCAGAATCGCTCAGCTGTTGGTGTCATTGTTTGAATCATTTATGATGGGACTATCTCCACTTTTCTTTTCGAATTATAAACTGGCAAAATCTATTACTTTGCTTTGGAGAATAACTCATCATTTGGCTACGTGGTTTAGTACCTGCTTAAGCATTTTCTACCTCCTTAAGATAGCTCAGTTCTCTCATTCCCTTTTCCTCTGGCTGAGGTGGAGAATGAACAGAGTGGTTCTTGCaattcttgtattttctttgttctttctactGTTTGACTTTCTAATGCTAGAAACATTCAATGATCTCTTCTCGAATGTCGATGCAATGGATGAAAGTAAtctaactttatatataaatgaaagtaaaacttTTTATGTTAAAACCCTGATTCTTCTtagtttttcctatttcattcctATTATTCTGTCCCTGACCTCATTGctccttttatttctgtccttGGTAAAACACATCAGAAATTTGCAGCTCAACTCCATGGGCTCCAGGGATTCCAGCACACAGGCCCATAAAAAAGCCGTTAAAATGGTGatgtctttcctcttccttttcacaGTTCACTTTTTTTCCATACAATTGTCAAATTggatgttttttttattttggaacaaGAAGATCACAAAGTTTATCATGTTGGCTGTTTATGTCTTTCCCTCAAGCCACTCACTAATTTTGATTCTGGGAAACAGCAAGCTGAGACAGACAGCCTTGAAGGTACTGTGGCATCTTAAAAGCTccctgaaaagagaaaaaccaaattcATCTTTACCGATAGACTTTCCAGAATCTTTCCAATGA